In Sebaldella termitidis ATCC 33386, one DNA window encodes the following:
- a CDS encoding autotransporter domain-containing protein, producing the protein MKNKKLLLSFLALYSMTAAYAETNIKVNSKLDKIYKNLMDDKGVSEKDYGFLEEVLNKRNKELKDLYEQSDYIVKPEYLEWQIFFSGFYDHVERGDNTKANAKYHSDPDYNESGIQGKIMQGTQVSKEVDLGIRIPMKEVSRVPLSLAIQTPPVVQVNPAGAVTVVLPNINVPVIDVPEFEEFDVSVAELTVKNITGPTISVKGSGNNDRQAILNYDGNGYMAGGTDGNPNAILSQQQLTGAGGQGSFDITIDAGNTITGTIANTDSIGWTDLGNYTGYSTLGGTWNNINRYYVMKLVGGSKGLTLKIDDMDISYTGFRDSFTDSKFLFFTDSHNGGENKWEIAESTNITLKGQNLIMFGVQYHGGTANSGMENSGTILASADAVTGTTPGSRIVFSTIDDRGGSSNNDNRFLYFTNTSTGKIILDGAGDILGNFTAPGNQLQSTPAGGTLFTNNGDISLNGLGSIGIILSEKSSEDIPNREITNFGKTAITFTKALELTGDETVGIYAQNSTVGAFDPSLSSMNINIGTTGNKSGSIGNASGGLAAYTENAAGFYTDAAKLTLTIGSGNTAATGVHNILFGDYARNSSLVRADGGELTIKGNVLINKGENNIGLAATGGKITLDSTGNLTVSSGNGNAGAYVQNNGTFNNNGIITVTGDGTNGIITAAGGSATNAGTITKENNGAAVVLTGGNFTNTAAGKIETSNSSAGIYASTDVSASTVVLDGQGVIAKNKGIAFYAGYDSIKNTAGKIKFGGTAVGTIQSGGLMFYNNYSSSNGTAGVNYGSFVLNPSTSVDVQSGGTVFKFSSATYNTADFTNYINDTFNGTIGNLTINMPTSGNGYGNLFVLGSSAIDLTSMISTANNVLTSSGLTINGNYRFALLTDGIFNIDNNSSYGTASNPYDLDNSNNPINLMSAVNSKVNITSGTYITGTAGGQNIVKQVNKAGQIQSDIAVVNDGNINMSGTDSVSLYSVYGDITNNGAITISNDAIGILGLNDTKILNSGSGVINVGNNSVGLAGVTYNGTKTSAVLGYGSDKADITNAGNISDISGQNKAVGIYAENRNSVINRNDVQAVNTGILNFTNSANSVGAYVTGGTFTNTNGQIKAGSSNAGIYADNSDINFNSGTVELSGNNAVGFYLDNSSNFNGTSGTINITGQNAIVFNIKGTGSNFTNNLTINSSAGSSYIVANIDSGLYQTNAVNYTLGDNGVMFSGINSAVLVSSGTAITGTGTNNVALYGSGLYSGALSAPYSVESENQGIITMGDSSAGIYTVNGARALNTNSIAVGNTSVGMYGVNSGIITNNGIIETGASSQGIYAQNTGTVTNNNTIKSTGNNVIGIYAEGNMDVTNAAGSEINLSGNDSIGIFSKYTASSTAVLTNSGAINIGNSTNIVNPGLGIYSENTDEKIYNTNTGKITVGISSIGIYKAGSAAGLGSVEQDGEIIVGDGGIGIYSDGDTVNIHGNSKITLQGGNETAGVYGINGAKIVNGSSNMSIGSGNYGFILNSGASFENNAVMSLGSNEVLVYSDGGSTITNNNKINMSGFESIAVYSVNGETVTNNNIIDGSAGIGNIAVYNKGGVINNSGDLYLGNSDIQSKTNTFMNTYAVGLYGENSSVTNSGDIYAGTGAVAFYSKTDANHSTVSVNKGDIYLPDGAVGLYAEGKNTQIINENTATITVAGNESIGMAAVGGALITNKGTINITGTNSYGMYGNAGSRVENYGIINVGGENNIAILLANSSELVNNAEGTINILSGSINGLGLTQTINSLYEIPSIINSGVINVNENFSVNGVEIAIKVDPATIRKATLPEDAGAKFVSDSVKFNAPTFEVDENNPVIVTPDFTQGTNATVYKLKDVFNPTTPGGGPNTGTVPVVSKSLTWEAIPQINSNGNVDIWMKKIPYDKFTGGLWYEDFGKNLDKKYGVDGISSEALNIFNKIDYISNEADFRHIMAGLAGNVYANLNQREEDIARIFENSLDLLQNSKNNTKENVKINVIVGDGKRKEDTDGVVGYDYKATGIQALREVERTYRHTFGYSLGYMHTGFEFNDGNNSEEWVDTVQLGIHNKYKANDWVMKNDLTGRASIHNVDRNIDWPVNGRSEMDGTFETYSLTFDNSLGKKFKIGKNSSVTPYGGLRAMYAVRPSFTESGLEALEVDGNDAWSVKPRAGVEVKGEMPLGPRGWKAKATLDLAYEYELANLNEREKARLVAIEDGYHNLSKPEEEKGAFRSKASVGVEVEEKYGIFMTGEYVTGDNNQEDYRVGISLKAVF; encoded by the coding sequence ATGAAAAATAAAAAGTTATTGTTATCATTTTTAGCGCTATACTCGATGACGGCAGCTTATGCAGAAACTAACATCAAGGTAAACAGCAAGCTTGATAAGATATACAAGAATCTGATGGATGACAAAGGAGTAAGCGAGAAAGATTACGGTTTTCTGGAAGAAGTCCTGAATAAAAGGAATAAAGAACTAAAGGACTTATATGAACAGTCTGACTACATTGTAAAACCGGAATATTTGGAATGGCAGATATTTTTCAGTGGATTTTATGACCATGTAGAACGTGGAGATAACACAAAAGCCAATGCAAAATATCATTCAGACCCCGATTATAACGAAAGCGGAATACAAGGAAAAATTATGCAGGGAACTCAGGTTTCAAAAGAAGTGGATTTAGGAATCAGAATTCCTATGAAGGAAGTAAGCAGAGTACCGCTTTCTCTGGCTATTCAGACCCCGCCTGTAGTGCAGGTGAACCCGGCTGGGGCAGTTACTGTGGTACTGCCTAATATTAATGTACCAGTTATTGATGTACCTGAATTTGAAGAATTTGATGTTTCAGTGGCTGAATTGACTGTCAAGAATATTACCGGACCGACTATAAGTGTAAAGGGATCAGGGAATAATGATCGACAGGCTATATTGAATTATGACGGCAACGGCTATATGGCAGGCGGAACTGACGGTAATCCTAATGCTATTCTGTCACAGCAGCAGTTAACCGGAGCGGGCGGTCAAGGAAGCTTTGATATAACTATAGATGCAGGCAATACTATTACCGGAACTATAGCAAATACAGATTCTATAGGATGGACTGATTTAGGAAACTATACAGGTTACAGCACATTAGGAGGAACTTGGAACAATATTAACAGATATTATGTGATGAAGCTTGTCGGAGGAAGCAAAGGACTGACTTTAAAAATAGACGATATGGATATTTCATATACAGGTTTTCGTGATTCCTTTACAGATTCTAAATTTCTGTTTTTTACTGATTCACATAATGGCGGTGAAAATAAATGGGAAATTGCCGAATCAACTAATATAACATTAAAAGGTCAGAATTTAATAATGTTCGGCGTGCAGTACCATGGCGGAACGGCAAATTCAGGTATGGAAAACAGCGGAACAATATTGGCATCTGCAGATGCTGTAACTGGGACAACACCAGGATCAAGAATTGTTTTTAGCACGATTGATGACAGAGGCGGCAGCAGTAATAATGATAACAGATTCTTATATTTTACCAATACCTCAACCGGGAAAATAATTTTAGACGGAGCCGGAGATATTTTAGGTAATTTCACAGCTCCGGGAAATCAGCTTCAAAGTACACCAGCAGGAGGAACATTATTTACGAATAATGGCGATATATCATTAAACGGTCTGGGCTCAATAGGTATAATATTATCTGAAAAAAGTTCTGAAGATATTCCTAATAGAGAAATAACAAATTTTGGTAAAACTGCAATAACATTTACAAAAGCGCTTGAATTAACTGGTGATGAAACAGTAGGGATATATGCACAAAATTCTACTGTCGGAGCATTTGATCCTTCATTATCATCAATGAACATAAATATAGGAACTACGGGTAATAAAAGCGGCAGCATAGGAAATGCATCAGGCGGTCTTGCTGCATATACAGAAAATGCTGCGGGTTTTTATACAGATGCAGCAAAATTAACATTGACAATAGGTTCTGGAAATACAGCAGCAACCGGTGTTCATAATATATTGTTCGGAGATTATGCAAGAAACAGTTCTTTAGTGAGAGCAGACGGCGGGGAATTAACAATAAAAGGAAATGTTCTTATAAATAAAGGTGAAAATAATATAGGACTTGCAGCAACCGGTGGGAAAATTACCCTGGATTCTACGGGTAATCTGACTGTTTCATCAGGAAACGGAAATGCAGGGGCATATGTACAAAACAACGGTACTTTCAATAATAACGGAATTATAACTGTGACAGGCGACGGAACAAACGGAATTATAACAGCAGCAGGCGGAAGTGCAACAAATGCCGGGACAATAACAAAAGAAAATAACGGAGCCGCTGTTGTATTAACAGGGGGTAATTTTACAAATACCGCTGCCGGAAAAATAGAAACAAGCAACAGTTCGGCGGGAATATATGCTTCCACAGATGTTTCAGCGAGCACTGTGGTATTAGACGGACAGGGTGTAATAGCTAAAAATAAAGGGATTGCATTTTATGCAGGCTATGACAGCATTAAGAATACTGCCGGAAAAATAAAATTTGGCGGAACAGCTGTGGGGACTATTCAAAGCGGCGGATTAATGTTTTATAATAATTATTCATCATCTAACGGAACAGCTGGTGTAAACTACGGAAGCTTTGTTCTTAATCCGTCAACATCTGTAGATGTACAATCAGGCGGAACAGTATTCAAATTTAGTTCTGCTACTTATAATACTGCAGATTTTACAAATTATATAAATGATACATTTAACGGAACAATAGGAAATCTGACAATAAATATGCCGACTTCAGGTAATGGTTACGGGAATCTTTTTGTGCTGGGAAGCTCTGCAATAGATCTTACATCTATGATATCAACGGCAAATAATGTATTAACCAGCAGCGGTCTTACAATTAACGGAAACTACAGATTTGCACTACTTACAGATGGTATTTTTAATATTGATAATAATTCGTCATATGGAACAGCTTCAAATCCATATGATTTAGATAATTCTAATAATCCGATTAATTTAATGAGTGCCGTGAATTCCAAGGTAAATATTACTTCGGGAACATATATAACAGGAACTGCCGGCGGACAGAACATAGTAAAGCAAGTCAATAAAGCAGGGCAGATACAAAGTGATATAGCAGTCGTAAATGACGGAAATATTAATATGAGCGGAACCGACTCGGTTTCTCTTTATTCGGTATACGGAGATATTACAAATAACGGGGCAATAACAATCTCGAATGATGCTATAGGAATATTGGGACTAAATGATACAAAAATTCTGAATTCGGGAAGCGGAGTAATAAATGTAGGGAATAACAGTGTGGGACTGGCCGGTGTAACGTACAACGGAACCAAGACTTCTGCAGTCTTAGGCTACGGTTCGGATAAGGCAGATATTACCAATGCAGGAAATATAAGTGATATTTCCGGACAAAATAAGGCTGTGGGAATATATGCAGAGAATAGAAATTCTGTAATAAACCGAAATGATGTACAGGCAGTAAATACAGGAATACTTAATTTTACTAATTCTGCAAACAGTGTAGGAGCATATGTAACCGGCGGAACATTTACAAATACTAATGGTCAGATAAAGGCAGGCAGTAGTAATGCAGGTATTTATGCTGATAACAGTGATATAAACTTTAATTCCGGAACAGTTGAGCTATCCGGTAACAATGCGGTAGGCTTTTATCTGGATAATAGCAGTAATTTTAACGGAACTTCGGGAACCATAAATATTACCGGACAAAATGCCATAGTATTTAATATAAAAGGTACCGGCTCAAATTTTACCAATAACCTGACAATTAATTCATCTGCCGGTTCTTCATATATTGTGGCTAATATAGATTCAGGGCTTTATCAGACTAATGCGGTTAATTATACGCTTGGAGATAACGGAGTTATGTTCTCCGGAATAAACTCCGCAGTATTGGTAAGTTCCGGAACAGCAATAACAGGAACAGGAACTAATAATGTAGCTTTATATGGAAGCGGTCTTTATTCAGGAGCATTATCAGCACCATATTCTGTAGAATCTGAAAATCAGGGCATAATTACAATGGGAGATTCTTCAGCAGGAATATACACAGTTAATGGAGCAAGAGCTTTAAATACAAATAGTATTGCTGTAGGTAATACATCAGTAGGAATGTACGGGGTAAATTCCGGAATTATTACAAATAACGGAATTATAGAAACGGGAGCTTCAAGTCAGGGTATTTATGCACAAAATACAGGAACTGTAACTAATAATAATACAATAAAAAGTACAGGTAATAACGTAATAGGTATATATGCCGAAGGAAATATGGATGTAACTAATGCGGCAGGGTCTGAAATAAATCTTTCAGGAAATGATTCCATAGGAATTTTCTCAAAATATACAGCTTCAAGTACTGCTGTACTGACAAATTCCGGAGCAATAAATATAGGGAATTCTACAAATATTGTAAATCCGGGGTTAGGAATATACAGTGAAAATACAGACGAAAAAATATATAATACAAATACAGGGAAAATAACAGTCGGAATATCATCAATAGGTATTTATAAAGCCGGCTCTGCAGCCGGGCTGGGCTCAGTGGAGCAAGACGGTGAAATAATTGTAGGTGACGGAGGAATAGGAATCTATAGTGACGGAGATACTGTTAATATACACGGAAACTCAAAAATTACGCTACAGGGCGGAAATGAGACAGCAGGAGTATACGGGATAAACGGAGCTAAAATAGTAAACGGCTCGTCAAATATGAGCATAGGTTCAGGAAATTATGGATTTATCTTAAACAGCGGAGCATCGTTTGAAAATAATGCAGTTATGTCATTGGGAAGTAATGAAGTACTGGTATACTCTGATGGCGGAAGTACAATTACAAATAATAACAAAATAAATATGTCTGGTTTTGAGAGTATAGCGGTATATTCAGTAAATGGGGAAACTGTTACAAATAACAATATAATAGACGGTTCGGCAGGAATAGGAAATATAGCAGTATATAATAAAGGCGGCGTAATAAATAATTCTGGTGATCTTTATCTAGGGAATTCTGATATACAAAGCAAAACTAATACTTTTATGAATACTTATGCAGTAGGATTATACGGGGAAAATTCTTCGGTAACAAATTCGGGAGACATATATGCCGGAACAGGTGCAGTAGCTTTTTATTCAAAAACAGATGCAAACCATAGTACAGTTTCTGTTAATAAAGGGGATATCTATCTGCCAGACGGTGCTGTGGGATTATATGCAGAAGGTAAAAATACACAGATAATTAATGAAAATACAGCTACTATCACTGTGGCGGGTAATGAAAGCATAGGAATGGCTGCAGTAGGCGGGGCATTGATTACCAATAAGGGAACTATTAATATAACAGGAACTAATTCTTACGGTATGTATGGAAATGCCGGATCAAGAGTGGAAAACTACGGTATTATAAATGTAGGCGGGGAAAATAATATAGCAATACTTTTGGCAAACAGCTCGGAGCTTGTTAATAATGCAGAAGGAACAATAAATATTCTGAGCGGTTCAATTAATGGACTGGGATTAACGCAGACAATAAATTCACTGTATGAAATACCAAGTATAATAAATTCAGGAGTAATAAATGTAAATGAAAATTTCAGCGTAAACGGAGTAGAAATAGCAATAAAAGTAGATCCTGCTACGATAAGAAAAGCAACTCTTCCTGAAGATGCAGGAGCAAAATTTGTATCAGATTCGGTAAAATTCAATGCACCGACATTTGAAGTGGATGAAAATAATCCTGTTATAGTAACACCGGATTTTACACAGGGGACAAATGCCACTGTATATAAATTAAAAGATGTATTTAATCCTACGACTCCGGGCGGAGGACCAAATACCGGAACTGTACCTGTAGTAAGTAAGTCGCTTACATGGGAAGCAATACCTCAGATAAACAGTAATGGTAATGTAGATATATGGATGAAAAAAATTCCGTATGATAAATTCACAGGCGGTCTGTGGTATGAAGATTTTGGTAAAAATCTTGATAAAAAGTACGGTGTAGACGGAATATCATCAGAAGCTTTAAATATCTTTAACAAAATAGATTATATAAGCAATGAGGCAGACTTTAGGCATATAATGGCAGGTCTGGCTGGAAATGTATATGCTAACTTAAATCAGCGTGAAGAAGATATAGCAAGAATATTTGAAAATTCACTGGATTTACTGCAAAATTCTAAGAATAACACTAAAGAAAATGTAAAAATTAATGTTATAGTCGGTGATGGAAAAAGGAAAGAAGATACGGACGGAGTAGTCGGATATGATTATAAGGCTACAGGAATTCAGGCTTTGAGGGAAGTGGAGAGAACCTACAGACATACTTTCGGTTACTCGCTGGGCTATATGCATACAGGCTTTGAATTCAATGACGGAAATAACAGTGAAGAATGGGTAGATACAGTTCAGCTGGGAATACATAATAAATATAAAGCCAATGACTGGGTCATGAAAAATGATCTTACCGGAAGAGCAAGTATTCACAATGTGGATAGAAATATAGACTGGCCTGTAAACGGAAGATCAGAAATGGACGGTACATTTGAAACATATTCGCTTACTTTTGATAATTCATTAGGGAAAAAATTCAAAATAGGGAAAAATTCATCTGTAACACCTTACGGAGGATTACGGGCAATGTATGCTGTAAGACCTTCATTTACCGAATCAGGTCTGGAAGCTCTGGAAGTAGACGGTAATGATGCATGGAGCGTAAAACCAAGAGCAGGTGTGGAAGTCAAAGGAGAGATGCCTTTAGGACCGAGAGGGTGGAAAGCAAAAGCAACGCTTGACCTTGCCTACGAATATGAACTTGCTAACCTTAATGAAAGAGAAAAAGCAAGACTTGTGGCAATAGAAGACGGATATCATAATTTATCAAAACCCGAGGAAGAAAAAGGGGCTTTTAGAAGTAAAGCTTCTGTAGGTGTGGAGGTAGAAGAGAAATACGGCATATTCATGACAGGAGAATATGTAACAGGAGACAATAATCAGGAAGATTACAGGGTCGGTATCAGTTTGAAAGCTGTATTTTAA
- the kdsB gene encoding 3-deoxy-manno-octulosonate cytidylyltransferase, whose translation MKILGVIPARYASSRFNGKPLELICGKPMIEWVYKRSIKSELDDVVVATDDKRIFDTVADFGGKAVMTRDDHVNGTSRIQEVIGFDEYKDFEFIINIQGDEPIIDPESINILVNKYKTEKAEIITLKEEIKCSLDKENPNVVKVITDFSDNALYFSRSLIPYMRNADDDFIYYRHVGIYGYTSKVLNNMDNMKDGVLEHIESLEQLRFLENDYKIKVYETKSTVKGVDTKEDLLEVEEIIKKNNITL comes from the coding sequence ATGAAAATATTAGGAGTAATTCCTGCAAGATATGCATCTTCAAGGTTTAACGGGAAACCATTGGAGCTGATCTGCGGGAAACCAATGATCGAATGGGTATATAAAAGAAGTATAAAATCTGAACTTGATGATGTAGTAGTAGCTACTGATGATAAAAGAATCTTTGATACTGTTGCAGACTTTGGCGGTAAAGCCGTGATGACAAGAGATGATCATGTAAACGGAACAAGCAGAATACAGGAAGTAATAGGATTTGACGAATATAAAGATTTTGAGTTCATAATAAATATACAGGGGGACGAACCAATAATTGATCCTGAATCAATAAATATACTTGTCAATAAATATAAAACTGAAAAAGCAGAGATAATAACATTAAAAGAAGAGATAAAATGTTCTTTGGATAAGGAAAATCCCAATGTAGTAAAGGTTATTACTGATTTTTCCGATAATGCCCTGTATTTTAGCAGAAGCCTGATACCTTATATGAGAAACGCTGATGATGACTTTATTTACTACAGACATGTAGGAATTTACGGATATACAAGTAAGGTTCTGAACAATATGGATAATATGAAGGACGGTGTATTGGAACATATCGAGTCGCTGGAACAGCTCAGATTCTTAGAGAACGATTATAAAATAAAAGTATATGAAACTAAAAGTACCGTAAAAGGTGTGGATACAAAAGAAGATTTACTGGAAGTAGAAGAAATAATTAAAAAAAATAATATTACTCTGTAA
- a CDS encoding YcxB family protein produces the protein MEEIKIEYYADIKNYFEAAKYYTKSKIKRNIFDKIMEIFVLLIGIFMLTIGNFLLGIIFLVFGIIFMLNIFEKIVTYMYFKMYTAKIGSQKLIISTDKIRYKQKDINSDIDWNYYKGFIETPNTILLLYGKKYYSVIPKDAFSADELEKFILQLCEKFPESKYN, from the coding sequence ATGGAAGAAATCAAAATAGAATATTATGCAGATATAAAAAATTATTTTGAAGCAGCAAAGTATTATACAAAAAGTAAAATAAAAAGAAATATTTTTGATAAAATAATGGAAATATTTGTTCTACTAATTGGTATTTTTATGTTGACAATTGGAAACTTTTTATTAGGAATAATATTTTTGGTATTCGGTATTATTTTTATGCTGAATATTTTTGAAAAAATTGTGACTTATATGTATTTTAAAATGTATACAGCAAAAATCGGAAGCCAGAAACTGATTATTTCAACAGATAAAATAAGGTATAAACAAAAAGATATCAATTCTGATATAGACTGGAATTATTACAAAGGCTTTATAGAAACACCCAATACAATACTGCTGCTGTACGGTAAAAAATATTATTCAGTAATACCAAAAGATGCTTTTAGTGCCGATGAACTGGAAAAATTTATTTTACAGCTTTGTGAGAAATTTCCGGAAAGTAAATATAACTAG